From Solea solea chromosome 20, fSolSol10.1, whole genome shotgun sequence, one genomic window encodes:
- the npr1a gene encoding atrial natriuretic peptide receptor 1, whose product MTSTCHFLFLFLFLLTQSADSSPSVDNTTEDLQEVTLAAILPMTNTEYAWAWPRVAPALQQAVQRVNSDPWLLPGLKLRLLNGSSENRDGFCSDSMAPLVAVDFKMSNDPWAFIGPGCDYSSSPVARFTTHWGVPMVTAGARAIGFEHYAAVTNTGPTHKKLGEFGASIQETLGWRQHAMLVFSDNKDANDDRSCYFAAEGLYTVLGNHNVSIRDHVIDADVNYKTVVQMIRDNGRVVYLCSSWDILRTLMVQFWKEGVDLKEYAFFFIDLFAEGLGGRSPIRPWFRGDHDDVTARLAFRSVKVLTYMEPQNPQYLQFVHALKVNAKEMFNFTIEDSLYNLIAGGFYDGVMLYAHALNETLAEQRGPGPGLGPVHRPKEDLVTRRMWNRTFPGVMGVVEMDTFGDRQTDFAIWDMTDVDSGEFQVVCVYNSSTKQLVMQSGRSFQWPGGSPPPDVPECGFKNDKPACRARTVSMHQMVAIVICFVFIIIVTVTIFIYRKLKLESELAAQLWRVSWEDVQMCNLDKVLKRAWSRLTLSLKGSNYGSLMTMEGNFQIYTKTGYYKGNLAAIKYINKKRIELTRKVLFELKHMRDVQNEHLTRFIGACVDTPNMCIITEYCPRGSLQDLMESDSITLDWMFRYSLINDIVKGMAFIHNSVIISHGNLKSSNCVVDSRFVLKITDYGLKSLRSCSSPEDTHAYYARKLWTAPELLRSQCPLPRGTQKGDVYSFGIILQEVALLRGVFYLDAHTLTPKEIVQAVRRGEAPPLRPSLCFHSHSEELGVLMQRCWSEESSERPDFNTIKILLRKQHRGYGSNILDNLLSRMEQYANNLEELVEERTQAYHEEKRKAEALLYQILPHSVAEQLKRGETVQAEAFDSVTIYFSDIVGFTALSAESTPLQVVTLLNDLYTCFDAIIDNFDVYKVETIGDAYMVVSGLPVRNGKLHGREVARMSLALLDAVKSFRIRHRPEQQLLLRIGIHSGPVCAGVVGLKMPRYCLFGDTVNTASRMESNGEALKIHVSEVTRQVLHEFSGFTLELRGEIQVKGKGHMRTYWLLGEDSN is encoded by the exons ATGACGTCCACGtgtcacttcctcttcctcttcctcttcctcctcacacagtcagctgactcctctccctctgttgaCAACACCACCGAGGATCTACAGGAAGTGACTCTGGCCGCCATTTTACCGATGACTAACACAGAGTATGCGTGGGCGTGGCCTCGCGTGGCGCCCGCGCTCCAGCAGGCGGTGCAGCGGGTGAACTCTGACCCGTGGCTGCTGCCTGGCCTGAAGCTCCGCCTTCTTAACGGCAGCTCAGAGAACCGTGACGGTTTCTGCTCGGACTCGATGGCGCCGCTGGTCGCCGTCGACTTCAAGATGTCGAACGACCCCTGGGCGTTCATCGGCCCCGGCTGCGATTATTCTTCTTCACCCGTCGCTCGCTTCACAACACACTGGGGCGTTCCCATGGTGACCGCCGGCGCCCGCGCCATCGGCTTTGAGCACTACGCAGCGGTCACCAACACAGGCCCCACCCACAAGAAGCTGGGCGAGTTTGGCGCCAGCATCCAGGAGACGTTGGGCTGGCGGCAGCACGCCATGCTCGTGTTCAGCGACAACAAAGACGCCAACGACGACCGCTCGTGCTACTTCGCCGCAGAAGGGCTTTACACGGTGCTGGGAAACCACAATGTGTCCATCAGAGATCACGTGATCGACGCCGACGTCAACTACAAGACGGTGGTTCAGATGATCCGAGACAAcggcagag TGGTTTACCTGTGCTCTTCCTGGGACATCCTGAGGACTCTGATGGTCCAGTTCTGGAAGGAGGGTGTGGATTTAAAGGAATACGCCTTCTTCTTCATTGACCTGTTTGCTGAGGGTTTGGGGGGGCGGAGTCCAATCAGACCCTGGTTCAGAGGAGACCACGATGATGTCACTGCCCGACTGGCGTTCAGG agTGTGAAGGTGTTGACGTACATGGAGCCGCAGAATCCTCAGTATCTGCAGTTTGTTCACGCTCTGAAAGTCAACGCCAAGGAAATGTTCAACTTCACCATCGAGGACTCTCTG tatAATCTGATCGCTGGAGGCTTCTATGATGGAGTCATGCTCTACGCTCACGCTCTCAATGAGACTCTGGCTGAGCAGCGAGGACCGGGACCAGGACTGGGTCCAGTCCACAGGCCTAAAGAGGACCTGGTGACCAGGAGGATGTGGAACAGAACTTTCCCAG gagtcATGGGTGTGGTGGAGATGGACACGTTCGGGGACAGACAGACCGACTTTGCCATATGGGACATGACGGACGTTGACTCTGGAGAGTTTCAG gtggtGTGTGTctacaacagcagcacaaaACAGCTGGTCATGCAGAGTGGGCGGAGCTTCCAGTGGCCAGGTGGGTCACCACCTCCAGACGTCCCAGAGTGTGGCTTCAAAAACGACAAACCGGCCTGCCGTGCAc GTACAGTGTCCATGCATCAGATGGTTGCCATAGTGATCTGcttcgtcttcatcatcatcgttacCGTGACCATCTTCATCTACAG GAAGTTGAAGTTGGAGAGTGAGCTGGCAGCTCAGCTGTGGAGAGTGTCCTGGGAAGACGTCCAGATGTGTAACCTGGACAAAGTCCTGAAGAGAGCGTGGAGCCGACTCACTCTGTCCCTG aAAGGATCAAACTACGGCTCCCTGATGACCATGGAGGGAAACTTCCAGATCTACACCAAGACTGGATACTACAAg GGAAACCTCGCTGCCATCAAATACATCAATAAGAAACGGATTGAACTGACCCGGAAAGTTCTGTTTGAACTGAAACAT ATGCGGGACGTCCAGAACGAGCACCTGACCCGTTTCATCGGCGCCTGCGTGGACACGCCCAACATGTGCATCATCACAGAGTACTGTCCTAGAGGCAGTCTGCAG GACCTGATGGAGAGTGACAGCATTACTCTGGATTGGATGTTCAGATACTCACTCATCAATGACATCGTCAAG ggcATGGCGTTCATCCACAACAGCGTCATCATCTCCCACGGTAACCTGAAGTCGTCCAACTGTGTCGTGGACAGTCGCTTTGTCCTGAAGATCACAGACTACGGACTGAAGAGTCTGCGCAGCTGCAGCAGTCCTGAGGACACGCACGCGTACTACGCAC GTAAGCTGTGGACCGCCCCTGAGCTGCTGAGGTCACAGTGTCCCCTCCCCCGCGGGACGCAGAAAGGAGACGTGTACAGCTTTGGGATCATCCTACAGGAAGTGGCTCTGCTGAGGGGCGTGTTCTATCTCGACGCGCACACACTCACGcctaaag AGATTGTCCAGGCCGTGCGGCGGGGTGAAGCCCCGCCCCTCCGCCCCTCCCTCTGCTTCCACAGTCACAGCGAGGAGCTTGGCGTCCTGATGCAGCGATGCTGGAGCGAGGAGTCCAGCGAACGACCCGACTTTAACACCATCAAGATCCTGCTCAGGAAacaacacag AGGTTACGGCTCCAACATCCTGGACAACCTCCTGTCTCGGATGGAGCAGTACGCCAACAACCTGGAGGAGCTGGTGGAGGAGAGAACGCAGGCGTACCACGAGGAGAAACGCAAGGCCGAGGCTCTGCTCTACCAAATACTGCCACA TTCTGTTGCTGAACAGTTGAAACGAGGTGAAACTGTCCAGGCTGAAGCTTTTGACTCCGTCAccatttacttcagtgacatcGTTGGTTTCACGGCGCTCTCTGCTGAGAGCACGCCACTGCAG GTGGTGACTCTGCTGAACGACCTCTACACCTGCTTCGACGCCATCATCGACAACTTTGACGTTTACAAG GTGGAGACCATTGGTGACGCCTACATGGTGGTGTCGGGTCTGCCGGTGAGGAACGGTAAACTCCACGGTCGGGAGGTCGCCCGCATGTCTCTCGCTCTGCTGGACGCTGTCAAGAGTTTCAGGATCAGACATCGACccgagcagcagctgctgctgcgcaTCGGCATTCACAGCg gtccAGTGTGTGCTGGTGTGGTTGGACTGAAGATGCCCAGGTACTGTCTGTTTGGAGACACGGTCAACACCGCGTCACGCATGGAGTCCAACGgagaag ctctgaAGATTCACGTGTCAGAGGTGACTCGTCAGGTTCTGCACGAGTTCAGCGGCTTCACCTTAGAGCTGCGAGGAGAAATCCAGGTGAAGGGCAAAGGTCACATGAGGACGTACTGGCTGCTGGGAGAGGACAGCaactga
- the LOC131447468 gene encoding oocyte zinc finger protein XlCOF6-like: MCGVQQLRLSVHARISAAAEDFLLQVDKEEETAPVPALRALLTERLAAAAEEIVALFEETVAEYEDRVERSEREIQSQRRLLDAVLKPEVRLLHTADLPQSLILDQTNAHSPGAAELNRTEANNCDSEALCARSPPRSPAPPRLPSPSEKPPESPPSSVVHSNDDSDDGDDWAEQKPPPRSPNKKKRGRPPLASHERKKRLARRRQRSPQRFSCLVCGRALQGKGYLLKHVLQVCAKNPHHRCGYCGERLDSAVELRVHLQEHRERCKTCGFCGKSFASILAQELHVRMHTGEKPFSCSVCGKMFSQKGNLTSHMRVHTEERAFRCQECSRAFFHMTSLQRHMQAHGGAAAHACAVCAQEFKKKIGLRQHMESEHADVTQVPRQRCHSSQSHVCKVCGETFGRKKLLAKHVETHLQDPNFSCGLCGSQYESAANLAAHLRSHRDVKNTCDICGKCFPAQAALLMHLRIHTGEKPFSCRFCGKSFNQSGNLKTHLKIHTGERAFSCSVCGKGFTQKQTLDTHVRFHNKERRFLCQVCGKGFMQEVDLKRHLLIHTGEKPYSCRFCGRSFQAKRSLNGHLKVHTAGGGAETELDLEQDSEQQRKDGSDSGFLQL, from the exons ATGTGCGGCGTGCAGCAGCTGCGGCTGTCGGTACATGCGCGGATCAGCGCTGCCGCTGAAGACTTTCTGCTGCAGGtggacaaagaagaagaaacggcTCCGGTCCCGGCGCTGAGAGCGCTGCTCACCGAGCGACTcgcggcggcggcggaggaGATCGTCGCTCTGTTTGAGGAAACCGTGGCGGAGTACGAAGACCGAGTGGAGCGGTCAGAGCGGGAGATCCAGAGCCAGAGGAGGCTGCTCGATGCCGTGCTGAAGCCCGAGGTCAGGCTGCTGCAcacagcag ATCTGCCTCAGTCCCTGATCCTGGACCAGACCAATGCTCATTCTCCCGGCGCTGCAGAACTGAACCGGACTGAAGCGAACAACTGTGACAGCGAAGCTCTCTGTGCACGATCACCTCCACGATCACCTGCCCCACCTCGgctcccctccccctctgaAAAGCCTCCTGAGTCTCCTCCCAGCTCAGTCGTCCACAGCAACGATGATTCGGACGATGGCGACGACTGGGCCGAACAGAAACCTCCTCCCAGATCtccaaacaaaaagaaaagaggtcGTCCGCCGCTCGCCAGTCACGAGCGTAAAAAGCGTTTGGCGCGCCGGCGTCAGCGGTCGCCTCAGAGGTTCAGCTGCCTGGTCTGTGGACGCGCTCTGCAGGGCAAAGGTTACCTGCTCAAACACGTCCTCCAGGTCTGCGCCAAAAACCCCCACCACCGCTGCGGCTACTGCGGCGAGCGCTTGGACTCGGCCGTCGAGCTGCGGGTTCACCTGCAGGAGCACCGGGAGCGCTGCAAAACCTGCGGCTTCTGCGGGAAGAGCTTCGCGTCCATTCTGGCGCAGGAGCTGCACGTGCGCATGCACACGGGAGAGAAGCCGTTCAGCTGCAGCGTCTGCGGCAAGATGTTCAGTCAGAAGGGAAACCTGACGTCACACATGCGCGTGCACACGGAGGAGCGAGCGTTCCGCTGTCAGGAGTGCAGCCGCGCCTTCTTTCACATGACGTCTCTGCAGCGCCACATGCAGGCGCACGGCGGCGCCGCGGCTCACGCCTGCGCCGTCTGTGCGCAGGAGTTCAAGAAGAAGATCGGCCTGCGGCAGCACATGGAGAGCGAGCACGCGGACGTCACGCAGGTGCCGAGGCAGCGCTGCCACTCGTCGCAGTCTCACGTCTGCAAAGTGTGCGGGGAAACGTTTGGCAGGAAGAAGTTGTTGGCCAAGCACGTGGAGACTCACCTTCAGGATCCAAACTTCAGCTGCGGACTCTGTGGGAGCCAGTACGAGTCCGCCGCCAACCTCGCCGCCCACCTGCGCAGCCACCGCGACGTCAAAAACACCTGCGACATCTGCGGGAAGTGCTTCCCCGCGCAGGCGGCGCTGCTGATGCACCTGAGGATCCACACCGGAGAAAAACCCTTCAGCTGCCGCTTCTGTGGGAAATCCTTCAACCAGAGCGGAAACCTGAAGACGCACCTGAAGATCCACACGGGCGAGCGCGCGTTCTCCTGCAGCGTCTGCGGCAAGGGCTTCACGCAGAAGCAGACGCTGGACACACACGTGCGCTTCCACAACAAGGAGCGGCGCTTCCTGTGTCAGGTGTGTGGGAAGGGCTTCATGCAGGAAGTGGACCTGAAGAGACACCTGCTCATCCACACCGGGGAGAAACCGTACTCCTGCAGGTTCTGTGGACGCAGCTTCCAGGCCAAGAGGTCGCTCAATGGGCACCTCAAAGTCCACACAGCAGGGGGCGGCGCCGAGACCGAACTGGACCTGGAACAGGACTCggagcagcagagaaaagacGGTTCGGACTCGGGATTCCTGCAGCTGTAG
- the LOC131447469 gene encoding gastrula zinc finger protein XlCGF57.1-like yields the protein MSKKRWRRAENPSLKAAVEQQLAAAAEHILRLLTGAPPPEPQHLKRLVAERITAAVEEIFTAFRASGAGDRDPEEAGDRAEGTELCLSFGVRLKESPPGTSVSEPERRAASPEDGPAEEEEEEDDEETTSLCCRVCGKLFDRKGFLMKHAEKHLKEAGSQCGLCGERLESSAALKLHLQSHRDSSRTCDVCGKKFPSIRAQETHLRLHTGEKPFTCHVCGKHFNQKGNLSTHLRIHTEEKPFSCSVCSKQFSHAGSLERHAKVHDGQTPFSCSVCREGFSKSAELRQHSLSHVSTTRSRRSKPSLSPSHCCKVCGSAFHNKGNFVRHAETHSKDPQCLCGVCGDQCESPESLQIHIQSHRESSRICDICGASFRDMEIHMRTHTGQKPFQCKDCGKDFPRKGSLERHMKLHGGERPFICEFCGKTFIENTVLRRHIKSHTGGKPRIYSCDVCSKKFTMSQHLDVHKRIHTGEKPYTCRVCGKNFRQIGNLDSHMRIHTGEKPFICSLCGKRFRQKISLETHERFHKKEKPFGCQLCSKGFVQKIDLKRHMLTHTGEKPYSCHVCGKSYQEKRSVDSHMKVHTGDLGPKHSSVTQKPQEVHSNFIQL from the exons ATGTCGAAGAAACGCTGGAGGCGCGCGGAGAACCCGAGCCTGAAGGCCGCGGTGGAGCAGCAGCTCGCGGCCGCGGCAGAGCACATCCTCCGCCTGCTCACCGGAGCTCCGCCACCCGAGCCCCAGCACCTGAAGCGGCTGGTGGCCGAGCGCATCACCGCCGCCGTGGAGGAGATCTTCACCGCGTTCAGAGCCTCCGGGGCCGGGGACAGAGACCCCGAGGAGGCCGGGGACAGAGCAGAGGGGACAG AGTTGTGTCTGTCTTTCGGAGTCCGGCTGAAGGAGTCTCCTCCCGGAACATCCGTCTCTGAACCAGAGCGGCGAGCAGCATCTCCAGAGGACGGtcctgctgaggaggaggaggaggaggacgatgaagagaCGACGTCTCTCTGCTGCCGAGTCTGCGGGAAGCTCTTTGACCGAAAAGGCTTTTTGATGAAACACGCAGAGAAACACTTAAAGGAGGCTGGAAGTCAGTGCGGTCTGTGCGGGGAGCGTTTGGAGTCGAGCGCCGCTCTGAAGCTCCACCTCCAAAGTCACCGCGACAGCAGCAGGACCTGCGACGTCTGCGGGAAGAAGTTCCCGTCCATCCGAGCTCAGGAGACGCACCTGAGGCTGCACACGGGAGAGAAGCCGTTCACCTGCCACGTCTGTGGAAAACACTTCAACCAGAAAGGAAACCTGTCGACGCACCTGAGGATCCACACGGAGGAGAAGCCGTTCAGCTGCAGCGTCTGCAGCAAACAGTTCAGTCACGCCGGGTCACTGGAGCGTCACGCCAAGGTCCACGACGGACAGACGCCGTTCAGCTGCAGCGTCTGCAGGGAAGGGTTTTCAAAGAGCGCCGAACTGAGGCAGCACAGTCTGAGCCACGTGTCCACCACCAGGAGCCGACGCTCCAAACCCAGTCTGAGTCCGTCTCACTGCTGCAAGGTCTGCGGGAGCGCCTTTCACAACAAAGGAAACTTTGTCCGACACGCCGAGACTCATTCCAAAGATCCCCAGTGTCTCTGCGGCGTCTGCGGCGACCAGTGTGAGTCGCCAGAGAGTCTGCAGATCCACATCCAGAGCCACCGAGAAAGCAGCAGGATCTGCGACATCTGCGGAGCCAGCTTCAGGGACATGGAGATCCACATGAGGACGCACACCGGACAGAAACCCTTCCAGTGCAAAGACTGCGGCAAGGACTTCCCCAGGAAAGGGTCTCTGGAGCGGCACATGAAGCTGCACGGCGGCGAGAGGCCGTTCATCTGCGAGTTCTGTGGGAAGACGTTCATCGAGAACACGGTCCTCAGGAGACACATCAAGAGCCACACGGGTGGAAAGCCCCGTATTTACTCCTGCGACGTCTGCAGCAAGAAGTTCACCATGAGCCAGCACCTGGATGTCCACAAGAGGATCCACACTGGTGAGAAACCGTACACGTGCCGAGTCTGTGGGAAGAACTTCCGCCAAATCGGCAACCTGGACTCGCACATGAGGATCCACACGGGTGAGAAGCCGTTCATCTGCAGCCTCTGCGGGAAGAGGTTTCGCCAGAAGATCTCGCTGGAAACGCACGAACGGTTCCACAAGAAGGAGAAACCCTTCGGCTGTCAGCTCTGCAGCAAAGGCTTCGTCCAGAAGATCGACCTGAAGAGACACATGCTGACGCACACCGGCGAGAAACCGTACAGCTGCCACGTCTGCGGCAAGAGCTACCAGGAGAAGCGTTCGGTGGACTCGCACATGAAGGTCCACACCGGAGACCTGGGTCCCAAACACTCGTCTGTGACGCAGAAACCACAGGAAGTTCACAGCAACTTCATTCAGCTGTGA